One segment of Nostoc flagelliforme CCNUN1 DNA contains the following:
- a CDS encoding DUF6887 family protein: MNQNYEQMSFTELRAYVGENREDIEALRFLMSKRDPNSKGYPMPVTEADMQAQMEIIRRKINGKL, encoded by the coding sequence ATGAACCAGAATTATGAGCAAATGAGTTTTACAGAGTTGAGAGCTTATGTCGGCGAAAACCGCGAAGACATTGAAGCTCTACGTTTTTTAATGAGCAAACGTGACCCTAATTCTAAAGGCTATCCTATGCCTGTGACAGAAGCTGATATGCAAGCCCAGATGGAAATCATCAGGCGCAAGATTAATGGAAAACTTTGA
- a CDS encoding SDR family oxidoreductase: MDGTALVVGASGIIGSNLARELIANGWTTYGLARNLKKGVEGLRPVAADLLDLASLKTALSDIAPTHIFITTWMRNATEAENVRVNGTMVRNLLDVLSPKDSVQHVALVTGLKHYLGPFDAYARGRSLPETPLREEHPRLDVENFYYAQEDEVYAAAARDGFTWSIHRPHTVIGKAVGNLMNLGTTLAVYAAICKETGRPFRWPGSEAQWKGISDMTDARVLAKHLVWAAKTEAAHNEAFNVVNGDIFRWIWLWGRLADCFGIDPIGFDGTTHPLEAEMANEGAVWREIAKQHGLVEPDLSRLSSAWHTDLDLGRPIEVMTDMSKSRKLGFSVYQKTDESFFDLFEQLRADRLIP, encoded by the coding sequence ATGGATGGGACAGCCTTAGTTGTGGGCGCGAGCGGCATCATCGGCAGCAATCTTGCGAGAGAACTGATCGCGAATGGATGGACGACCTATGGGTTGGCCCGAAATCTTAAAAAAGGGGTGGAAGGGTTACGCCCTGTTGCTGCCGATCTGCTCGATCTAGCTAGCCTGAAAACTGCGCTGTCAGACATCGCCCCGACGCACATCTTCATCACGACGTGGATGCGTAATGCGACCGAGGCTGAGAATGTCAGGGTCAACGGCACGATGGTTCGCAATCTGCTGGATGTTCTGTCACCGAAGGACTCAGTGCAGCACGTCGCCCTCGTCACCGGCCTCAAGCACTATCTCGGGCCATTCGATGCATACGCCAGGGGCCGATCGCTGCCAGAAACTCCATTGCGTGAGGAGCATCCCCGGCTCGACGTCGAAAATTTCTATTATGCTCAGGAAGATGAGGTCTATGCCGCCGCAGCCCGTGACGGTTTCACCTGGAGCATTCATCGCCCTCATACTGTCATTGGAAAGGCGGTCGGCAATTTGATGAACCTCGGCACGACGCTGGCCGTGTATGCCGCGATCTGCAAGGAAACCGGGCGCCCGTTCCGCTGGCCAGGTTCTGAAGCGCAGTGGAAGGGCATCTCCGACATGACCGACGCGCGGGTGCTGGCGAAGCACCTAGTCTGGGCGGCGAAGACCGAAGCGGCCCACAACGAGGCGTTTAACGTCGTCAATGGCGACATCTTCCGCTGGATATGGTTGTGGGGGCGGCTGGCTGACTGCTTCGGCATCGATCCCATCGGCTTCGACGGCACAACCCACCCGCTCGAAGCCGAAATGGCGAATGAAGGTGCTGTCTGGCGCGAGATCGCAAAGCAGCATGGCCTCGTCGAGCCGGATCTGAGCCGTCTATCGTCTGCATGGCACACTGATCTCGATCTTGGGCGTCCGATTGAAGTCATGACCGACATGTCGAAGAGCCGGAAACTCGGCTTCTCCGTATACCAGAAAACGGACGAGTCGTTTTTTGACCTGTTCGAGCAACTACGCGCAGATCGGTTGATTCCGTAG
- the petA gene encoding cytochrome f — translation MRNVFLRARLTRSARAIVKTLLIAIATVTFYFTSDLALPQSAAAYPFWAQQTYPETPREPTGRIVCANCHLAAKPAEVEVPQSVLPDTVFKAVVKIPYDLSAQQVGADGSKVGLNVGAVLMLPEGFKIAPEDRLSEELKEEVGDTPFQSYSEDKENVVIVGPLPGEQYQEIVFPVLSPNPATDKNIHFGKYSVHLGANRGRGQVYPTGEKSNNTVYNASATGTITKIAKEEDGDGNVKYLVNIQPESGDVVVDTIPLGPELVVSEGQVVKTGEALTSNPNVGGFGQQDAEIVLQDASRVQWMIAFIALVMLAQVMLVLKKKQVEKVQAAEMNF, via the coding sequence ATGAGAAATGTTTTTTTAAGAGCGAGGTTAACTCGCAGCGCTAGAGCGATCGTAAAAACATTGCTCATAGCGATCGCTACTGTGACATTTTACTTCACCAGCGATCTAGCCCTTCCCCAATCAGCTGCCGCCTATCCCTTTTGGGCACAGCAAACCTATCCCGAAACCCCCCGCGAACCAACCGGGCGGATTGTTTGTGCTAACTGTCACCTAGCAGCCAAGCCAGCAGAAGTGGAAGTTCCCCAATCGGTGCTACCTGACACTGTATTCAAAGCTGTAGTGAAAATCCCTTACGATCTGAGCGCCCAACAAGTTGGTGCCGATGGTTCTAAGGTTGGCTTGAATGTCGGTGCTGTACTGATGCTACCTGAAGGCTTTAAGATTGCTCCTGAAGACCGTCTTTCCGAAGAACTTAAAGAAGAAGTTGGCGACACTCCCTTCCAATCCTACAGCGAAGACAAAGAAAACGTCGTCATCGTCGGCCCCTTACCAGGTGAACAGTATCAGGAAATCGTCTTCCCAGTTCTTTCTCCTAACCCCGCAACCGACAAAAACATCCACTTCGGTAAATATTCAGTCCACTTAGGTGCTAACCGGGGACGCGGACAAGTTTACCCCACTGGCGAAAAGAGCAACAACACTGTTTACAATGCTTCCGCGACTGGCACAATTACCAAGATTGCCAAAGAGGAAGATGGAGACGGTAACGTTAAATATCTAGTCAACATCCAACCTGAATCTGGTGATGTTGTCGTTGATACGATTCCTCTAGGACCAGAACTGGTTGTTTCCGAAGGGCAAGTAGTTAAGACTGGTGAAGCTTTGACCAGCAACCCGAATGTCGGTGGATTCGGTCAACAAGATGCAGAAATCGTATTGCAAGATGCCTCTAGAGTCCAATGGATGATTGCGTTCATCGCTCTTGTAATGTTGGCTCAAGTTATGCTTGTGCTGAAGAAGAAGCAGGTTGAGAAAGTGCAAGCTGCTGAGATGAATTTCTAA
- the petC gene encoding cytochrome b6-f complex iron-sulfur subunit: MAQFSESADVPDMGRRQFMNLLTFGTVTGVALGALYPVVNYFIPPATGGAGGGTTAKDELGNDVSVTKFLENRNAGDRNLVQGLKGDPTYIVVDSKEAIKDYGINAICTHLGCVVPWNIAENKFKCPCHGSQYDETGKVVRGPAPLSLPLAHTNVKDDKIVLTPWTETDFRTGDPAWWA, translated from the coding sequence ATGGCTCAATTTTCTGAATCAGCAGACGTGCCCGATATGGGGCGTCGTCAGTTCATGAATCTGCTCACTTTTGGGACTGTCACTGGAGTGGCTCTGGGTGCATTGTATCCCGTTGTCAACTACTTTATTCCACCCGCAACTGGTGGTGCTGGTGGCGGTACAACGGCAAAAGACGAGCTAGGTAACGATGTTAGTGTCACTAAATTTCTAGAAAACCGGAATGCAGGCGATCGCAACCTAGTCCAAGGGCTAAAGGGAGATCCTACCTATATTGTGGTAGACAGCAAAGAAGCGATCAAAGATTATGGCATTAACGCCATCTGCACCCACTTAGGTTGTGTAGTCCCCTGGAACATTGCAGAGAACAAGTTTAAGTGTCCTTGTCATGGTTCCCAGTATGACGAAACTGGTAAGGTTGTTCGCGGCCCAGCACCGTTGTCTTTACCTTTGGCCCATACCAATGTAAAAGACGACAAAATCGTTTTGACCCCTTGGACTGAAACCGACTTCCGCACCGGTGATCCAGCTTGGTGGGCTTAA
- a CDS encoding DUF3067 family protein, whose translation MTGQELRQMLLDKWGYSYDVQFRRAQGKIFLQVMWKYLEQASFPLTEAEYQEHLDTIANYLHALGGSTQVQTYITQTRDRPRLGKAVSIPLDLGERSSEWIL comes from the coding sequence ATGACAGGACAGGAATTACGTCAGATGTTGCTTGATAAGTGGGGATATTCCTATGATGTGCAGTTTCGACGGGCACAGGGAAAGATATTTTTGCAAGTCATGTGGAAATACTTGGAGCAAGCTTCTTTTCCCTTGACCGAGGCGGAGTACCAAGAGCATCTTGACACCATTGCTAATTATCTTCATGCCTTGGGTGGCTCAACGCAGGTACAAACATATATTACCCAAACACGCGATCGCCCCCGGCTCGGCAAGGCTGTTAGTATTCCTCTAGATTTGGGTGAACGTTCTTCGGAATGGATATTATGA
- a CDS encoding DUF4058 family protein yields MNSPFPGMNPYLENPVFWSELHHRFITAIADTIEENIPPQYRVAIEQRTYLSDDSDSVLVGIPDVSIFSQHKSPQQYSSTTTQTETSEGITVMIPLPEHITENYLEIREVSTGFVVTSIEVLSPKNKRPGEGRKAYELKRKQVLASLSHLVEIDLLRSGKAMSILGEVPVTDYQIIVSRSEIRPQAKLYGFSVRETIPVFPLPLQSEDTEAIVDLQSLLHGIYNRARYYLAIDYNKEPVPPLKPEDALWSDTLLREQGLRNN; encoded by the coding sequence ATGAATTCTCCATTTCCCGGAATGAATCCTTATTTAGAAAATCCTGTGTTTTGGTCAGAATTACATCATCGATTCATTACAGCTATAGCAGATACTATTGAAGAAAATATTCCCCCACAGTATCGAGTTGCAATTGAACAACGTACTTATTTAAGTGATGACTCAGATTCTGTATTAGTTGGTATACCTGATGTTTCTATTTTTTCTCAACACAAATCACCGCAGCAATACTCATCAACTACTACCCAAACAGAAACGTCAGAAGGCATTACGGTGATGATACCGTTACCTGAACATATTACGGAGAATTACTTAGAAATTCGAGAAGTCTCTACAGGTTTTGTGGTGACATCTATCGAAGTTTTATCTCCTAAAAATAAACGCCCAGGCGAAGGGAGAAAAGCCTATGAACTGAAACGCAAACAAGTTTTAGCTAGTCTTTCTCACTTAGTCGAAATTGATTTACTCAGAAGTGGAAAAGCCATGTCAATTTTAGGGGAAGTGCCTGTAACAGATTATCAAATTATTGTTAGCAGAAGTGAAATACGTCCTCAAGCTAAATTATACGGATTTAGCGTCAGAGAAACGATTCCCGTATTTCCATTACCATTACAGTCAGAAGATACAGAAGCAATTGTAGATTTGCAATCTTTATTGCATGGTATATACAATCGTGCCAGATATTACTTAGCAATTGATTATAATAAAGAACCAGTACCACCCCTAAAACCAGAAGACGCTTTATGGTCTGATACCCTCTTACGCGAACAAGGGTTAAGGAATAATTAG
- the tatC gene encoding twin-arginine translocase subunit TatC: protein MTPSQDVDTVNVPNLDPEEYGNSDTDPLDELPGEVEMSLFDHLEELRQRIFYSLIAVAVGIIGCFFAVKPIVQLLEVPAQGVKFLQLAPGEYFFVSLKVAAYTGLILTSPFILYQIIQFVLPGLTRRERRIVGPVVLGSSVLFGAGLIFAYLLLIPAALNFFISYGADVVEQIWSIDKYFEFVLLLLFSTGLAFQIPIIQLLLGNLNIVSSQRMVSGWRYVIMGAVVLGAVLTPSTDPLTQSLLAGAVLGLYFGGVGLVKLTGK, encoded by the coding sequence ATGACGCCTTCACAAGACGTAGATACTGTAAACGTTCCCAACCTTGACCCCGAAGAATATGGCAACTCAGACACCGATCCTCTCGATGAGTTGCCAGGTGAAGTTGAAATGTCCCTTTTCGACCACCTAGAAGAGTTGCGGCAGCGCATTTTCTATTCGCTGATTGCCGTAGCGGTGGGTATTATTGGCTGTTTCTTTGCCGTTAAACCGATTGTCCAACTACTTGAGGTTCCGGCACAAGGAGTAAAATTTCTCCAACTTGCACCCGGAGAATATTTCTTTGTCTCCCTCAAAGTTGCAGCCTACACTGGCCTTATACTTACTAGCCCTTTCATTCTTTACCAGATTATCCAGTTTGTGCTTCCAGGACTGACTCGCCGTGAACGCCGTATAGTGGGGCCTGTGGTTTTGGGTTCGAGTGTGCTGTTTGGAGCGGGGTTAATATTTGCCTATTTACTCCTTATCCCCGCAGCTTTGAATTTTTTCATCAGCTACGGAGCAGATGTTGTTGAACAAATTTGGTCAATTGATAAATATTTTGAATTTGTGCTGCTACTGTTATTCAGCACTGGTTTAGCATTTCAAATTCCGATTATCCAACTGTTGCTCGGTAATTTGAACATTGTCTCGTCTCAACGAATGGTTTCTGGTTGGCGTTACGTGATTATGGGAGCAGTGGTTTTAGGAGCCGTGCTTACACCTTCTACTGACCCTTTAACTCAAAGTCTTTTAGCGGGAGCAGTTTTAGGGCTTTATTTCGGTGGTGTTGGACTTGTGAAGCTCACAGGTAAATAA